The following are encoded in a window of Candidatus Rokuibacteriota bacterium genomic DNA:
- the ybeY gene encoding rRNA maturation RNase YbeY produces the protein MAVAVTNQQRRVPIPRGRVCRIAAAAMRALGRPGAEVHLTFVDDARVKRLNGRYRGTRRATDVLAFRLEGPGPSALLGEVIVSAETASRQARRLGIPVGRELELMVVHGILHLVGWDDRNPLEARLMHERERAILRRASGPVPERLWSGLLKTA, from the coding sequence ATGGCGGTGGCGGTTACGAACCAGCAGCGGCGCGTGCCGATCCCGCGGGGACGCGTTTGCCGTATCGCCGCGGCGGCGATGCGTGCCCTCGGCCGCCCGGGGGCTGAGGTACACCTCACCTTCGTCGACGACGCCCGGGTCAAGCGACTCAACGGCCGCTACCGCGGGACCCGCCGCGCGACTGATGTCCTTGCGTTTCGCCTAGAGGGGCCGGGACCTTCGGCGCTCCTCGGGGAGGTGATCGTCTCGGCCGAGACCGCGAGCCGCCAGGCTCGCCGCCTGGGAATTCCGGTGGGCCGCGAGCTCGAGCTGATGGTGGTTCACGGGATCCTCCACCTGGTGGGCTGGGATGACCGGAACCCCCTCGAAGCCCGGCTCATGCACGAGCGAGAGCGCGCGATCCTCCGCCGGGCTTCGGGCCCCGTTCCCGAGAGGC